In Denitratisoma sp. DHT3, one DNA window encodes the following:
- the rplR gene encoding 50S ribosomal protein L18 produces MDKKQARLRRARKTRAKIAELRSVRLAVHRSNCHIYAQIFSECGTKVLAAASTAEQGVRGQVANGGNVEAAKLVGKLIAERALAAGVNQVAFDRSGFHYHGRVKALAEAAREGGLKF; encoded by the coding sequence ATGGATAAGAAACAAGCTCGTTTGCGTAGGGCGCGCAAAACCCGCGCCAAGATTGCAGAGCTCAGGTCTGTGCGACTTGCTGTGCATCGCTCCAACTGTCATATCTATGCTCAGATTTTTTCTGAGTGTGGAACCAAGGTGCTGGCTGCGGCTTCGACTGCCGAGCAGGGCGTGCGTGGTCAGGTTGCCAATGGCGGCAACGTCGAGGCTGCCAAATTGGTGGGCAAGTTGATTGCTGAGCGCGCTCTGGCGGCTGGTGTGAATCAAGTGGCCTTTGATCGGTCTGGCTTTCACTATCACGGCCGCGTTAAGGCGTTGGCTGAGGCTGCCCGCGAAGGCGGCCTCAAGTTCTAA
- a CDS encoding DNA-directed RNA polymerase subunit alpha, which yields MQMQSNALLKPRIIDVQTLSPVHARVVMEPFERGYGHTLGNALRRILLSSMPGAAATEVSIDGVLHEYSTLEGVREDVVDILLNVKGVVLKLHNRAEATLTLSKNGEGVVTAADIETGHDVEIINPDHVLAHVAPGGRLAMQIKIETGRGYVPANVRPAAKEEGKAIGRILLDSSFSPVRRVSYQVESARVEQRTDLDKLIIDLETNGAVDPEESIRYAARILMDQLSVFADLENTAVAAIEQKQIPVAPELLRPVDDLELTVRSANCLKAENIYYIGDLIQRTETELLKTPNLGRKSLNEIKEVLASRGLTLGMKLENWPPAGLEKLG from the coding sequence ATGCAGATGCAAAGCAACGCTCTTCTTAAGCCTCGCATCATTGATGTCCAGACTCTGTCCCCGGTCCATGCCCGTGTCGTGATGGAGCCGTTTGAGCGCGGGTATGGTCACACTCTGGGGAATGCTCTGCGCCGTATTTTGTTGTCTTCGATGCCAGGTGCAGCTGCAACAGAGGTTTCCATTGATGGGGTATTGCATGAGTACTCTACCTTGGAGGGCGTGCGGGAAGACGTGGTCGATATTCTGCTCAATGTCAAAGGTGTGGTTCTCAAGCTGCATAATAGGGCTGAGGCTACACTCACTCTTTCCAAGAATGGTGAGGGTGTTGTTACCGCCGCTGATATTGAAACCGGTCACGACGTCGAGATCATTAATCCCGATCATGTGCTCGCCCATGTGGCTCCCGGTGGGCGGCTAGCGATGCAAATTAAGATTGAGACCGGGCGCGGTTATGTGCCTGCGAATGTTCGGCCCGCCGCTAAGGAAGAGGGCAAGGCGATTGGGCGTATTTTGCTGGATTCTTCCTTCAGTCCGGTTCGTCGTGTCAGTTATCAAGTGGAGTCTGCTCGCGTCGAACAGCGTACAGATTTGGACAAGCTGATTATCGACCTTGAGACCAATGGCGCAGTGGACCCGGAAGAGTCTATTCGCTATGCAGCTCGTATTCTGATGGATCAGCTATCGGTATTTGCCGATTTGGAAAATACTGCTGTGGCGGCGATCGAACAAAAGCAGATTCCGGTGGCACCCGAGTTGTTGCGCCCGGTGGATGATCTTGAGCTCACTGTTCGCTCTGCAAACTGCCTGAAGGCGGAAAATATCTATTACATTGGGGATCTGATTCAGCGCACTGAAACAGAACTCCTCAAAACTCCCAATCTTGGCCGTAAGTCTCTGAATGAGATCAAAGAGGTGCTCGCTTCACGTGGACTTACCCTTGGTATGAAGCTGGAAAACTGGCCTCCCGCAGGCTTGGAAAAACTTGGTTGA
- the rplO gene encoding 50S ribosomal protein L15, with product MELNNLKPGIGAKHAAKRVGRGIGSGLGKTCGRGHKGQKSRAGGFHKVGFEGGQMPLQRRLPKRGFVSLTRARNYEVRLSELDKLPVEEVDLLALKQAGVVPIDALAAKVILSGAITRKVKLTGVAATRGAKAAIEAAGGSVAGE from the coding sequence ATGGAACTGAATAATCTCAAGCCCGGCATCGGCGCCAAGCATGCCGCCAAGCGTGTGGGGCGCGGTATTGGTAGCGGCCTGGGTAAAACCTGCGGTCGCGGCCACAAGGGTCAGAAGTCCAGGGCCGGCGGCTTTCACAAGGTAGGTTTCGAGGGCGGCCAAATGCCGCTGCAACGCCGCCTTCCCAAACGCGGCTTCGTTTCGCTGACGCGTGCCCGCAATTATGAGGTTCGGTTGTCTGAACTGGATAAGCTGCCGGTGGAAGAGGTCGACTTGCTGGCGCTGAAGCAGGCCGGGGTCGTGCCCATTGATGCGTTGGCTGCGAAGGTGATTTTGTCCGGTGCGATCACTCGCAAGGTCAAATTGACCGGTGTGGCAGCGACCCGTGGGGCTAAAGCCGCTATTGAGGCGGCCGGCGGCTCGGTTGCGGGCGAGTAA
- the rplF gene encoding 50S ribosomal protein L6, whose product MSRVAKYPVELPKGVEVTLGAVEVTVKGPLGTLSQSLLPSVKVEKEGEALFCRAVEGAISGGAMSGTMRALLNNMVLGVSKGFERKLSLVGVGYRAQAQGDKLNLTLGFSHPVVHQMPNGIKVETPSQTEILIKGIDKQKVGQVAAEVRAYRPPEPYKGKGVRYADEVVTIKETKKK is encoded by the coding sequence ATGTCCCGTGTAGCAAAATATCCCGTTGAATTGCCCAAGGGTGTCGAAGTCACTCTGGGGGCTGTCGAGGTCACCGTCAAGGGCCCGTTGGGTACGCTGAGTCAGTCGCTCCTTCCTTCCGTTAAGGTGGAGAAGGAAGGCGAGGCGCTGTTCTGTCGTGCGGTTGAGGGTGCCATCAGTGGTGGTGCCATGTCCGGCACGATGCGTGCGCTGCTCAATAATATGGTGCTTGGTGTCTCCAAGGGGTTTGAACGCAAGCTGTCTCTGGTCGGCGTTGGTTACCGAGCTCAGGCTCAGGGCGATAAGTTGAATCTGACCCTTGGTTTTTCTCATCCTGTCGTTCATCAGATGCCTAATGGCATCAAGGTGGAAACGCCGAGTCAGACCGAGATATTGATCAAGGGTATCGACAAGCAAAAGGTGGGGCAGGTGGCAGCCGAAGTCCGTGCGTACCGTCCCCCCGAGCCCTACAAGGGCAAAGGTGTCCGCTATGCGGATGAAGTGGTTACGATCAAGGAAACCAAGAAGAAGTAA
- the infA gene encoding translation initiation factor IF-1, with protein MAKEDVIEMQGEVLENLPNATFSVKLENGHVVLGHISGKMRMHYIRILPGDKVTVQLTPYDLTKGRIVFRAK; from the coding sequence ATGGCGAAGGAAGACGTAATCGAGATGCAGGGGGAAGTGCTTGAAAACCTTCCCAATGCAACTTTCAGTGTGAAGTTGGAAAACGGTCATGTTGTATTGGGGCATATCTCTGGAAAGATGCGCATGCATTACATCCGAATTCTTCCCGGCGACAAGGTAACCGTTCAATTAACGCCATATGACCTGACCAAGGGTCGGATCGTATTCCGTGCCAAATAG
- a CDS encoding phosphoadenylyl-sulfate reductase — protein MNPNQTPDLNDPSLIASLHSKTEAARQLLRWTASEFAPAALANSLGVEDMVLTDLVMKEKLQIEIFSLDTGRLPTETYDLMQRLRRHYGLTLTLYYPRHDLVESFTRVHGINGFYESVELRKACCHARKVEPLQRALAGKKAWITGLRAEQSETRSGLPAQQFDASNGLEKFNPLADWSEREIWAYIRSNDVPYNRLHDKGYPSIGCAPCTRAVEAGEHVRAGRWWWENSESRECGLHVARN, from the coding sequence ATGAACCCGAATCAGACCCCTGACCTCAACGATCCCTCCTTGATCGCATCCCTGCACAGCAAAACCGAGGCGGCACGCCAACTGTTGCGATGGACCGCCAGCGAGTTCGCGCCGGCAGCGCTGGCCAACAGCCTGGGCGTGGAGGACATGGTGCTCACGGATCTGGTCATGAAGGAAAAACTGCAGATCGAGATTTTTTCTCTCGACACCGGCCGCCTGCCCACCGAGACCTATGACTTGATGCAGCGTCTGCGCCGCCATTACGGCCTGACGCTGACCCTCTACTATCCCCGTCATGACCTGGTGGAGTCCTTTACTCGCGTGCATGGCATCAACGGCTTTTATGAGTCCGTCGAACTACGCAAGGCCTGCTGCCACGCCCGCAAGGTTGAGCCGCTGCAGCGGGCGCTGGCAGGCAAGAAAGCCTGGATCACCGGCCTGCGCGCTGAGCAGTCGGAGACCCGCAGCGGCTTGCCGGCCCAGCAGTTCGACGCCAGCAACGGCTTGGAGAAATTCAACCCGCTCGCTGACTGGAGCGAACGGGAGATCTGGGCCTACATCCGCAGCAACGACGTGCCCTACAACCGCCTCCATGACAAGGGTTACCCCAGTATTGGATGCGCCCCCTGCACCCGGGCCGTCGAGGCCGGCGAGCATGTACGGGCCGGCCGCTGGTGGTGGGAGAATTCAGAGTCCAGGGAATGCGGGTTGCACGTAGCGAGAAATTAG
- a CDS encoding disulfide bond formation protein B has translation MTYSYPSYRHPVFLLLGILALGFFFAGVLAGNLLHLAACPLCILQRMLYLMLGLAALSAWVGARSAAAQRCAALALTLVALGGSYVAGYQSYIQRIPDTAGCTAGSPWWEELVYWAGEKVPALFLSSGLCTDPGFKLLGLSLAEYSLMAFAAMAALGLLVFFRSFKKNS, from the coding sequence GTGACGTATTCCTACCCATCCTACCGGCATCCAGTATTTCTGCTGCTGGGCATCCTTGCGCTCGGCTTCTTTTTTGCCGGCGTACTCGCCGGCAACCTGCTGCATTTGGCCGCGTGCCCGTTATGCATTTTGCAGCGCATGCTCTACCTGATGTTGGGATTGGCCGCCCTGAGTGCCTGGGTTGGCGCCCGATCAGCCGCTGCTCAACGCTGTGCGGCGCTCGCATTGACGCTGGTCGCGCTCGGCGGCAGCTATGTCGCGGGGTACCAGAGCTACATTCAACGAATCCCAGATACAGCTGGATGTACGGCCGGCTCTCCGTGGTGGGAAGAACTGGTCTATTGGGCGGGAGAAAAAGTGCCAGCCCTGTTCCTGTCGTCCGGTCTTTGCACCGATCCAGGGTTCAAACTGCTGGGCCTCTCCCTTGCCGAGTACTCGCTGATGGCATTCGCGGCCATGGCGGCGCTTGGGCTGTTAGTCTTTTTTCGCAGCTTCAAAAAAAATAGCTGA
- the rplE gene encoding 50S ribosomal protein L5 — MARLQEFYKQTVAPELLAKFGYKSVMEVPRITKITLNMGVGEAVGDKKVLENAVGDMVKIAGQKPVVTKARKAIAGFKIREGYPIGCMVTLRGTRMFEFLDRFITVAMPRIRDFRGVGGKGFDGRGNYNIGVKEQIIFPEIEYDKIDALRGMNISITTTAKTDEEARALLAAFKFPFKS, encoded by the coding sequence ATGGCGCGCTTGCAAGAGTTTTATAAGCAGACGGTGGCTCCTGAGCTTCTCGCGAAGTTCGGTTACAAGTCTGTCATGGAGGTTCCGCGTATCACCAAGATCACTCTCAACATGGGGGTTGGTGAGGCGGTCGGCGATAAGAAGGTCTTGGAGAACGCGGTTGGCGACATGGTGAAGATCGCCGGTCAGAAACCCGTTGTGACCAAGGCTCGCAAGGCGATCGCGGGTTTCAAGATTCGCGAGGGCTACCCGATTGGTTGTATGGTGACCTTGCGCGGTACCCGCATGTTTGAATTCCTTGATCGCTTCATTACCGTTGCGATGCCTCGTATTCGCGACTTTCGCGGTGTGGGTGGTAAAGGATTCGACGGTCGTGGCAATTACAACATCGGCGTGAAAGAGCAGATTATTTTCCCCGAGATCGAGTACGACAAAATCGACGCTTTGCGTGGCATGAACATCAGTATCACGACCACTGCGAAGACCGACGAGGAAGCCAGGGCGCTTCTCGCGGCATTCAAATTCCCCTTCAAGAGCTGA
- the rpsK gene encoding 30S ribosomal protein S11, with amino-acid sequence MAKTATKVRKKVKKNVAEGIAHVHASFNNTIITITDRQGNALSWATSGGAGFKGSRKSTPFAAQVAAESAGKAAQECGVKNLEVRIKGPGPGRESAVRALNALGMKITSITDITPVPHNGCRPPKRRRI; translated from the coding sequence ATGGCTAAAACCGCTACAAAAGTCCGCAAGAAGGTTAAGAAGAACGTTGCTGAAGGTATTGCGCACGTTCATGCGTCCTTTAATAACACCATCATCACCATTACCGATCGTCAGGGCAATGCATTGTCGTGGGCGACCTCCGGTGGGGCTGGTTTTAAAGGCTCTCGGAAGAGCACGCCGTTTGCCGCTCAAGTTGCCGCCGAATCTGCTGGGAAGGCTGCTCAAGAGTGTGGCGTGAAAAATCTTGAGGTTCGCATCAAGGGCCCCGGCCCCGGCCGGGAGTCCGCTGTGCGTGCGCTTAATGCATTGGGGATGAAAATCACCAGCATCACTGATATCACGCCGGTGCCACATAACGGTTGCCGGCCGCCGAAGCGCCGCCGCATTTAA
- the secY gene encoding preprotein translocase subunit SecY: protein MANAAASSLVSTGKFGDLWRRLWFLLGALVVYRIGAHIPVPGIDPAGLSELFSREKGGILGIFNLFSGGALSRFTIFALGIMPYISASIIMQLMAIASPTLEALKKEGEAGRRKITQYTRYGTVALALFQAMGIAVALESQAGLVIEPGFVFRLTTVATLVTGTMFLMWLGEQITERGLGNGISIIIFAGIAAGLPNALAGLFELVRTGAMHALTALFICALVVLVTGFVVYVERGQRKILVNYAKRQVGNKVYGGQSSHLPLKLNMAGVIPPIFASSIILFPATVAQWFGSSERMNWLKDIAAKLSPGQPIYVMLYAAAIVFFCFFYTALVFNARETADNLKKSGAFVPGIRPGDQTARYIDKILMRLTMVGAVYITLVCLLPEFLILKWNVPFYFGGTSLLIIVVVTMDFMSQVQAYVMSHQYESLLKKANFKGAGFPAR from the coding sequence ATGGCCAACGCAGCTGCAAGTTCGCTCGTCTCTACCGGAAAGTTCGGCGATCTTTGGCGTCGGCTATGGTTCCTTCTGGGCGCGCTGGTGGTGTATCGAATCGGCGCGCACATTCCGGTGCCCGGGATCGACCCGGCGGGGCTGTCGGAGCTGTTCTCTCGGGAAAAGGGCGGGATTCTCGGAATTTTCAACCTGTTCTCCGGCGGTGCGCTCTCGCGTTTCACGATCTTTGCGCTGGGCATCATGCCTTACATTTCCGCATCGATCATCATGCAATTGATGGCGATTGCCTCCCCGACATTGGAAGCCTTGAAGAAGGAAGGTGAGGCCGGGCGCCGCAAGATTACACAGTACACACGCTATGGCACTGTTGCGTTGGCATTATTCCAGGCAATGGGTATTGCAGTGGCACTGGAGTCGCAGGCGGGTTTGGTGATTGAACCTGGGTTTGTGTTTCGACTCACGACGGTTGCGACGTTGGTGACTGGCACGATGTTTTTGATGTGGCTCGGAGAGCAGATCACCGAGCGTGGGCTCGGCAACGGCATTTCTATCATCATCTTCGCCGGCATTGCGGCTGGATTGCCCAATGCGTTGGCCGGGTTGTTCGAATTGGTCAGAACGGGTGCCATGCACGCGTTGACCGCATTGTTTATCTGTGCTCTGGTCGTATTGGTGACCGGCTTCGTGGTGTATGTTGAGCGCGGCCAGCGCAAGATCCTGGTTAATTACGCAAAGCGTCAAGTCGGTAATAAGGTGTATGGTGGTCAGAGTTCTCACCTGCCTCTCAAATTGAATATGGCAGGTGTCATTCCTCCGATCTTTGCATCGTCGATAATTCTGTTCCCGGCCACGGTTGCCCAATGGTTTGGTTCATCCGAGCGAATGAACTGGCTGAAGGATATTGCCGCGAAATTGTCGCCGGGCCAGCCGATTTACGTCATGCTTTATGCGGCGGCGATTGTATTCTTTTGCTTCTTCTATACGGCATTGGTTTTCAATGCACGGGAGACTGCGGATAACTTGAAGAAGAGTGGGGCTTTCGTTCCAGGCATCCGACCTGGTGACCAGACAGCTCGCTATATCGACAAGATCCTGATGCGCTTGACGATGGTGGGTGCGGTTTACATTACGTTGGTTTGTTTGTTGCCTGAGTTTCTTATTTTGAAATGGAACGTTCCTTTCTATTTCGGTGGAACGAGTCTGCTGATCATTGTGGTGGTCACGATGGACTTCATGTCACAGGTACAAGCTTACGTAATGTCTCACCAGTATGAGAGCCTGCTTAAAAAGGCGAACTTCAAAGGCGCAGGATTTCCGGCGCGTTGA
- the rpsE gene encoding 30S ribosomal protein S5 produces the protein MAKPQGRKPQQANEERDDGMREKMVSINRVTKVVKGGRILGFAALTVVGDGDGGIGMGKGKSREVPVAVQKAMEEARRKMNKVNLRDGTLHHSVTGKHGATTVLMSPAAAGTGVIAGGPMRAVFEVMGVTDVVAKAIGSTNPYNLVRATINGLLATSTPAEIAAKRGKTVQEILE, from the coding sequence ATGGCAAAACCGCAAGGTAGGAAACCTCAGCAGGCCAATGAGGAGCGCGACGATGGCATGCGCGAGAAGATGGTCTCGATCAATCGCGTCACCAAAGTCGTCAAGGGTGGTCGGATTCTGGGCTTTGCCGCCCTCACGGTAGTGGGCGACGGCGATGGCGGCATCGGCATGGGCAAGGGCAAGTCCCGCGAAGTGCCGGTGGCAGTGCAGAAGGCGATGGAAGAAGCGCGTCGCAAGATGAACAAGGTCAATCTGCGGGATGGCACCCTGCATCATTCCGTAACCGGAAAGCATGGCGCAACCACGGTGCTCATGTCCCCTGCGGCTGCCGGTACTGGCGTGATTGCTGGGGGCCCCATGCGCGCTGTCTTCGAGGTGATGGGTGTTACCGACGTCGTTGCCAAGGCGATCGGCTCCACCAATCCGTACAACCTGGTTCGGGCGACGATTAACGGTCTCCTCGCTACCAGCACTCCCGCCGAAATCGCGGCCAAGCGCGGTAAAACCGTGCAGGAAATTCTGGAGTAA
- the rpsH gene encoding 30S ribosomal protein S8, producing the protein MSMTDPIADMLTRIRNAQMVEKASVSMPASKIKAAIAKVLKDEGYIEDFALRQNEGKSELDIALKYYAGRPVIERIERISKPGLRVYKGKDELPRVMNGLGVAIVSTPKGVMTDRKARASNVGGEVLCVVA; encoded by the coding sequence ATGAGTATGACCGATCCCATTGCCGACATGCTGACTCGCATTCGTAATGCTCAGATGGTTGAGAAGGCTTCCGTTTCCATGCCGGCATCCAAAATCAAGGCGGCAATTGCCAAGGTGCTGAAGGACGAGGGTTATATCGAAGATTTTGCTCTGCGGCAGAACGAGGGCAAGTCTGAGTTGGATATTGCTCTCAAGTACTACGCTGGTCGCCCTGTTATCGAGCGCATCGAGCGGATTTCCAAGCCTGGTCTGCGCGTGTACAAAGGCAAGGACGAATTGCCTCGCGTCATGAATGGTTTGGGCGTTGCCATCGTGTCCACCCCCAAGGGGGTGATGACCGATCGCAAGGCGCGGGCCAGCAATGTTGGTGGCGAAGTTCTTTGCGTCGTCGCCTAA
- the rpmD gene encoding 50S ribosomal protein L30: protein MAEKTVKVTLVKSVIGTKQDHRATVRGLGLRRLHHTVELKDTPEVRGMIHKVAYLLKCEG from the coding sequence ATGGCCGAGAAAACCGTTAAAGTCACTCTCGTTAAGAGCGTCATTGGTACCAAGCAGGACCATCGCGCTACGGTTCGGGGGTTGGGATTGCGGCGTCTTCACCATACGGTCGAGTTGAAGGACACGCCGGAAGTGCGCGGCATGATTCACAAGGTCGCCTATCTCCTGAAGTGCGAGGGTTAA
- the rpmJ gene encoding 50S ribosomal protein L36, whose translation MKVLASVKRICRNCKVIRRNRVVRVICTDPRHKQRQG comes from the coding sequence ATGAAAGTTCTGGCTTCCGTCAAGCGTATCTGCCGTAACTGTAAGGTCATCCGACGCAATCGGGTGGTGAGGGTCATTTGTACCGACCCGCGCCACAAGCAGCGCCAGGGTTGA
- the rpsD gene encoding 30S ribosomal protein S4 has translation MARNLDAKCRQCRREGEKLFLKGEKCFTDKCSIERRSYAPGQHGQKSGQRLSGYGQQLREKQKIRRIYGVLERQFRKTFAEAERRKGQTGENLLQLLEGRLDAVAYRMGFGASRAEARQVVRHNGVLVNGKRVNIPSYSLRPGDVVQLADHTKGQLRSRGALAAAESRGFPEWLEVNAKEAKGVFKSYPTRDELPPSINEGLVVELYSR, from the coding sequence GTGGCCCGTAATCTTGACGCCAAGTGTCGCCAATGCCGCCGTGAGGGAGAGAAGCTCTTCCTCAAGGGGGAGAAGTGTTTTACCGATAAGTGTTCTATCGAGCGCAGGTCGTATGCGCCTGGTCAGCATGGTCAAAAATCCGGCCAGCGTTTGTCTGGCTATGGACAGCAACTGCGCGAGAAACAAAAAATTCGCCGTATCTACGGCGTTCTGGAGCGCCAGTTCCGCAAGACCTTTGCTGAGGCCGAGCGTCGTAAAGGGCAGACTGGTGAGAATCTTCTCCAGCTCCTGGAAGGGCGTCTGGATGCTGTGGCATACCGTATGGGCTTTGGTGCGTCCCGTGCCGAGGCGCGTCAGGTTGTGCGCCATAACGGTGTCTTGGTCAATGGGAAACGCGTCAATATCCCTTCTTACAGCCTGCGTCCCGGTGATGTGGTGCAGTTGGCTGATCACACCAAGGGGCAGTTGAGATCCAGGGGGGCGTTGGCTGCCGCAGAGTCTCGTGGCTTCCCTGAGTGGTTGGAAGTGAATGCCAAGGAAGCCAAGGGTGTATTCAAGTCTTACCCGACGCGCGATGAATTGCCACCCTCCATCAATGAGGGCTTGGTTGTCGAACTGTATTCTCGCTAA
- the rpsN gene encoding 30S ribosomal protein S14 encodes MAKLAIKNREDKRAKMVAKYAAKRAELFAVINNVRLSDEERMDARLKLQKLPRNSSPSRQRNRCALTGRPRGVFRKFGLCRNKLREIAMRGEVPGMTKASW; translated from the coding sequence ATGGCGAAACTTGCAATCAAAAATCGCGAAGATAAGCGTGCCAAGATGGTGGCCAAGTATGCCGCCAAGCGCGCCGAATTGTTTGCTGTCATCAACAACGTCCGCCTCTCCGATGAGGAGCGCATGGACGCACGGCTGAAGCTGCAGAAGTTGCCGCGCAACTCGAGTCCGAGTCGTCAGCGCAATCGCTGCGCGCTGACCGGTCGCCCGCGGGGTGTATTTCGCAAATTTGGTCTGTGCCGCAACAAGCTGCGCGAGATCGCCATGCGGGGTGAGGTTCCCGGCATGACCAAGGCCAGCTGGTAA
- a CDS encoding DUF934 domain-containing protein: MAKLIKDRQIVEDTWHTLFLAEDESAESVVVPGGLVIVPLPVWQAQRDTLAQRQGPLGVWLAPEDEPAEIADDLPRFAVVGVHFPVFRDGRGYSTAALLRSRYGYQGELRAIGDVLRDQLHYLHRVGFDTFALRADQPAERAISGLDDFSIAYQGAFREPRPLFRRRHLHQED, encoded by the coding sequence ATGGCTAAATTGATCAAAGACCGCCAGATTGTCGAGGATACCTGGCACACCTTGTTTCTCGCCGAGGATGAAAGTGCCGAGTCGGTGGTCGTGCCCGGCGGCCTGGTGATCGTCCCCCTGCCGGTCTGGCAGGCTCAACGCGACACATTGGCTCAACGCCAGGGGCCATTGGGCGTCTGGCTGGCGCCCGAGGATGAGCCGGCGGAAATCGCCGACGACCTGCCCCGTTTCGCGGTGGTCGGCGTGCATTTCCCGGTGTTCCGTGACGGTCGCGGCTATTCCACTGCCGCCCTGCTGCGCTCCCGCTACGGCTATCAGGGCGAGCTGCGTGCCATTGGCGACGTACTGCGGGACCAGCTTCACTATCTGCACCGGGTCGGCTTCGACACCTTCGCCTTGCGCGCCGATCAGCCGGCGGAGCGCGCCATCAGCGGCCTGGACGATTTCAGCATCGCCTATCAGGGCGCCTTCCGCGAGCCGCGCCCACTGTTCCGCCGCCGCCATCTGCATCAGGAAGACTGA
- the rpsM gene encoding 30S ribosomal protein S13 codes for MARIAGVNISNHQHAEIALTAIYGIGRSRAQKICDAAGIGRSIKIKDLTDSDMDRLREEVGKYTVEGDLRREVTMSIKRLMDLGCYRGVRHRRGLPCRGQRTRTNARTRKGPRKSIAGKK; via the coding sequence ATGGCCCGTATCGCCGGCGTAAATATTTCGAACCATCAGCATGCTGAAATCGCGCTGACAGCGATTTACGGCATTGGCCGTTCTCGCGCTCAAAAGATTTGTGATGCGGCAGGCATTGGTCGTTCGATCAAGATTAAAGATCTCACCGATTCCGATATGGATCGTTTGCGGGAAGAAGTGGGTAAGTACACAGTCGAAGGTGATCTGCGTCGCGAGGTGACGATGAGCATCAAGCGGCTGATGGATCTCGGTTGCTATCGGGGTGTTCGTCATCGTCGTGGCCTGCCTTGTCGTGGTCAGCGTACCCGTACCAATGCGCGTACTCGCAAGGGCCCGCGGAAGTCGATCGCCGGCAAGAAATAA
- the rplQ gene encoding 50S ribosomal protein L17, translating to MRHGNGLRKLNRTSAHRQAMLRNMAVSLLRHEAIKTTLPKAKELRRVVEPLITLGKKPSLANRRLAFDRLRDREIVVKIFDELGPRFASRNGGYLRILKMGFRVGDNAPMAYVELLDRPEADEAGPTS from the coding sequence ATGCGTCACGGTAATGGACTTCGTAAGCTGAATCGTACTTCGGCCCATCGTCAGGCGATGCTGCGCAATATGGCGGTCTCCCTGTTGCGTCATGAGGCGATCAAAACCACGCTGCCCAAGGCTAAGGAGTTGCGGCGAGTGGTTGAGCCCCTGATTACTCTGGGTAAAAAGCCCAGTTTGGCAAATCGCCGCCTTGCCTTCGATCGGTTGCGCGATCGAGAAATCGTGGTCAAGATTTTTGATGAACTGGGCCCACGCTTCGCTTCCCGGAATGGTGGCTATCTGCGCATTCTTAAAATGGGATTTCGTGTTGGCGACAATGCGCCGATGGCTTATGTCGAGTTGCTTGATCGCCCCGAGGCCGATGAGGCTGGGCCTACAAGCTAA